The following nucleotide sequence is from Peribacillus sp. ACCC06369.
CATAAATAGGGGGATGGCTGGTAGAAATGCTAATGTACCTAATAAAGGACCTCCGAACGCAAGATAAGCTTCTTGGTTAGCATTCTTGGGTTCTTCTTTAAGGGCAATTAACGCTCCGACAAACGGGATGAAAATGGCATTGGATGTTTTGATGCCTTTTCTCTTAGCAGCAAGTAAATGCCCCATTTCATGGATGTAAATTAGATAGACTAGGGCTACGGCAAATTTCCAACCGTAAACCAAGGCATACGCTCCTAATGAGATAAAAATAGAAATCAATGAACCTACTTTTGCTATTTTTAATAATGCAAACAACCATTTCATTTTCCCAAGAAAAAATAAACCGATTGCCCCAAGACTTAACCAACCTTTATTCGATTTAGTTTGTTTCAAATATGTACCTCCTAGAGATAATGGGAATTCAGATAATCCTAGTTATTCAACTAAGTATTTCTATCTGAGGTCCTGATCGATTTTACTTCAACTTGCTAATATCCTTATTATATCGTAATCGTTGAAATTCTTGCGTAACCTACCATCATTGAAAACAACCCCTTTTTTTCGTAATGTAGGACTTGCAGCGGTGTACGAATATTTATCAGGATGATTTATTAATCAAAAATTATCTCCCGAGCACCCCATGTGTTGCCACATACACTCTGGACATGTAGAAGTCGTGACGGATTTGGAATTGAAGATGTCTAATTAAAAAACGCTCTTGTTAGTTAAAATAAACATTTGCCAGTCCGACCCTTATTTCTTTAAAAAATACTTTTGCGATTTCGGGGTCTTTATCCTTTTAACCCCTTGTCAATCCAGTGTTCTTCCAATTTTCTTTTCAGTCTTTTTAGCAAACCTTTATTTTAACTCGAACAGTGGAATGCTGGTTGATGGGGTGGATTTCAGCAGGAGATATTTTGGTTGTGGTACAGCTATTGTGAAGTTATAATAAATATTTCCGATACAAACCCCGATTTCGTGAAAATAAACATTTTTGATCAGTTTGATAAAAAGTGTTTAAGCATGGTATAAGTGTAAAAGAAGCAGGTACATTTTGCTTTTTTAATTTTGGGATAAGGGGTTGGCCTGGTATCCCATTTTGAGAGGATTTGAATTTGAATATGATAGATAATTTTTGGCGTGATTTACCACGACCTTTTTTTATACTGGCACCAATGGAAGAAGTGACGGATGTTGTTTTTCGCCATGTGGTGAGTGAAGCAGCCAGACCTGACGTGTTTTTTACAGAGTTTACAAACACGGAGAGCTATTGTCACCCAGAGGGCATCCATAGTGTGCGTGGGCGTTTGACTTTTACAGAGGATGAACAACCAATTGTAGCCCATATATGGGGGGATAAGCCTGAATACTTTCGGCAAATGAGTATTGGTATGGCGAAACTAGGCTATCGGGGTGTGGATATCAATATGGGCTGTCCTGTACCTAATGTGGCACAGAATGGGAAGGGAAGTGGCCTTATCCGTCGTCCAGAAGTTGCGGCAGAAATAATACAAGCAGCAAAAGCAGGAGGATTGCCCGTAAGTGTAAAGACAAGGATTGGTTACACGGATGTAGACGAATGGCACGACTGGCTAACACACATATTGAAACAAGACATTGTTAATCTTTCCATTCATCTGCGTACAAGAAAGGAAATGAGCAAAGTAGATGCTCATTGGGAACTAATCCCGGAGATTAAGAAACTTCGTGACCAGGTGGCACCAGATACACTCTTGACGATCAATGGGGATATTCCTGACCGTCAAACTGGCTTAAAACTCGCTCATCAATACGGTATTGATGGGATTATGATTGGGCGTGGTGTTTTCAATAATCCATTTGCCTTTGAAAAGCAGCCGAAAGATCATAGTAGTAAGGAATTGCTTGATCTCTTAAGGTTGCATCTGGATCTCCATGATAAATATTCAAAATTAGGGCTACGCCCGTTCAAGGCTCTTCATCGCTTTTTTAAGATATATGTCCGTGGGTTTCGAGGGGCAAGTGAATTAAGAAATCAATTAATGAGCACAGAGTCAACAGATGAAGTGCGTGCATTGCTTGATAACTTTGGGTCAAAGAATCTTGATGGAATGGGTGAACAGTAGAAGTGTCCCAATTCAAGGTAAAAGCGAAGTAGGACGTTAAACTGGTGTGACCCCAAAAAGTTAGAGTTTATACAAAGCAGTTAATTGGCTGGTGTGAAGGCGGTATTGAACCGGACTCATTCCCGCCAATTTTTGCTTTATATGTTTGTTATTATAGTAATCTATATTAGGTTGGACTGTAATTGACAACACAAGGGGTGTTGGTGATTTTAAAAAAACTAACGGAACCAGTATCACCTGATTTGAGCCTTGGTACCCCTGGTGGTATCAAGGTTTTTTCGTTGTAACAGGATATTTATTTTAAACGAGTTATTTCCTGGAAGCAATAAATATACGCCTTTTAATTAGTTAAGCACATCTCAACGTTTCTACTGTTTTGTGATTTGACTTTCGACAGGCAGAAATAAGCATTTGTTTGACATGTTCATCAAATGCTATTTTTAACTAGTTTGCAATAGTGTGTATCTCATATATTTACAAACTATTAATAAGTTTTAATAATCTGCATCGGTCTTTTTATGACAAAATCCTTAGTTTTTCCTCCAATTTGGATCATACCACCTATTTTATGTGAAAATTTGGTTATAACCATCTTCTTTATTCATATAAACCGTGACTTTTGGTTTATTTTTCATGCGAAGGAATAAAATCACATGGGATTAACAGAGCATTTAAAAAGGTCTGTTAATTTTGAGGGTAGAGTTTGCTATTAGGAATATAGCATTCCTCAAAAAAAATTTGGAGGTAATGTTGATGATATCTAGCAATAGCGGTTTAAACAGACGTAATTTCTTAAAAGTCGGCGGAATGAGTACTTTAGCATTAACACTTGGTTCAACGGGGCTATTTTCTCTTGCGGGAACTACAAAAGGATTTGCAGCGAAATCTAACAATCCAACAAGCGGATTTGGTGGATATGGCCCACTAGTAAAGGATCCAAATGGAGTTCTTGATCTACCAAGGGGATTTCATTACAAAATGCTTTCACGAACTGGTGATATCATGCCTAATGGTGACCTTGTCCCTTCTGCTCACGATGGAATGGCTGCCTATAAAGGAGAGAAGGGTACAACCATTCTTGTAAGAAACCATGAAAATGGAACAAATTCAGATTACCCTGTAAACGGAAAAAAACCTTGGAGCGCTGGTGCTGCCGGCGGCACAACCACGTTAATCGTTGGACAAAATAACAAAGTCATTGATCAGTATGTATCAAGTTCAGGTACAATCCGTAACTGTGCGGGTGGAGCTACGACTTGGGGTACTTGGTTAACAATGGAAGAAACTCGTGATATGGGACATGGCTTTGTATTTGAAGTAA
It contains:
- a CDS encoding IS3 family transposase — translated: MILVPLVFLKSPTPLVLSITVQPNIDYYNNKHIKQKLAGMSPVQYRLHTSQLTALYKL
- a CDS encoding tRNA-dihydrouridine synthase, whose amino-acid sequence is MIDNFWRDLPRPFFILAPMEEVTDVVFRHVVSEAARPDVFFTEFTNTESYCHPEGIHSVRGRLTFTEDEQPIVAHIWGDKPEYFRQMSIGMAKLGYRGVDINMGCPVPNVAQNGKGSGLIRRPEVAAEIIQAAKAGGLPVSVKTRIGYTDVDEWHDWLTHILKQDIVNLSIHLRTRKEMSKVDAHWELIPEIKKLRDQVAPDTLLTINGDIPDRQTGLKLAHQYGIDGIMIGRGVFNNPFAFEKQPKDHSSKELLDLLRLHLDLHDKYSKLGLRPFKALHRFFKIYVRGFRGASELRNQLMSTESTDEVRALLDNFGSKNLDGMGEQ